Within Cucumis melo cultivar AY chromosome 4, USDA_Cmelo_AY_1.0, whole genome shotgun sequence, the genomic segment GGTTATTCTTAATTCAGGTTGAAGAATTTGCGCCTAAAATTACTCAAGTTGTTGACTGGTGagttcctctctctctctctttctctctcgcTCGCACACGCATATACACAGACTCTTAGAAAGTAGTAAACCTTGAAACACGTTAGTGTATGATAATGCTGAAaccaagattaagattaagattaagattaGAAGTCTGTGGCTTCTGTAGGCATCGTTTAGAGTTAGTTATTGGAAATCTTATCTTGTTTTCTTAGGTGAGATTGAGAAGATGGTTTGCGTTGGACGTAGGAGGTGGATTATTGTCTTTGATGGTTTTGGACTGGTTTTTAGGTAAATTACGATGAGACAATGGCCTGTTATGCCCTAAAAAATCTTCACCAAGAGGTTGTATAATGAGATTCTATGAATTGGCGTTTACTTCTCCCAACTGAAAAAAGAGATTGAGTTTTATGCGAGACTGCATAATTTGTCTGGTTTACTTGATCGACCGTGACTTTTAGGGAGATATAAAAGGAACGAGAAGAAACCGGGCAGTAGGCAACTTCTTAGGAGACAGAAGTTAAAGTATTTGTCATCTTTGCAACCTTTTTTACATTAACTTGGGGGTATAAGATAATCTTTTGGCGAATTGGATCATTGGAATGCAGTTCTGGTAGTTCCTTTTTCCCCCTCTTTGAAGTTAAGAATGCTCAAACGTTGAAACTTCCGCATAATGTTCATTGTTGATCTTTTTAACAATCTGTAAGCATGAAGCTCATGGACCTAGAGTACCTACAAATTGGATTACCAGTCTTGTTACGTTGGAAATCCAAGATACCCATGTTTTGTGGTACAAGCATTCTACTAGCCTCTTACTCTCTTTCAAGTTATAACTCTTCAGTCAATGAAATTGTTTCctattaaaaaagaaacggtCACAACTCTTTATTCGAAGGGAAAATCATCTCAAGGCATTGATAATATCAAGTATTCAGGATGGCCAAAGGGGATAACAGTCAGCAAACTTAATACTGGTAGCCATCGATAATATTGATCATAATACCcctgccccccccccccccccccccccacacacacacacaaaaaaaaaaaaaaaaaatacaaaattttgtCATGTATGTTCGTCAAATGCCCAATTCAGTTGATAATAATAATCAATATCcataattttttcttcaaacaCTAAAATGGTGAAAAGTTACAAAAGGTATGTTCAAGGGGATTATTGAAGACAGATCCAATTAGTTTTAAGAAGCATTATATAACCATTGTTCGCACGAATAACAGTGCACCAAGGTAAACCAAAAAGAATGAATTAAATCCTAAACTTCCTATATGACTCCCTTGACAGCATAAGATCAAATGACTGAAGAATTTGGGAGCGAGGTATGGTCACACAAAAGCTGTTCAATGCAGTGGGAAGGTTTCATTAGATAGCACCCAGACAAATCAAAAGAGTAAAAGAGAATtgcagatttttttttttttttttttggagaaagGACACTGTAGGGAGAGATGACAACAATTTCCTACATCTTCCTGCCAGAGAACGCACCAGCTTGAGAGGAGAGAACGTTGGGTTCCTTTTTTGAACCTTTGCAAAATTTGAGTCCCCATGAGCCGGGGTCAATCCAAAAATCTCACCTTTTTGGACACTTTCTTCCTCCAACTAACCTTAATTAATTGCTCTGAAAGGAAATGGCCCcaatattctttcatttttttttcaatgaaagttgtCAGAATCCGAACTCCAACAATAAAATAGCCATTTATTCAGGAATTCAAACATTTTCCAGAAGAAATGGCAGATCCATTCCCTCAAGATCTCTCTCTATAGCCCTTCTGAACTTTAGGTTCCACATGAGCCACATTCCTGACCCGGATGGAGTCAAAATTAATGAGTTGGAAATTTTGGAGAACTTTTTCGTTAGAGGTCGTGAGGTGTCCATTGATCTGACCAAAAAGAAATTGACACAAATATCCACCTAACATTCATAATCACCTTCATCCTCTGTCTACCTCTAGCTTTCGGGCTGTTTTACCCTGTTTGATAACTTTAATATGATAACATTACGTTTCAGGTTTGGGCAGCTCCAGACAGTTGATCTTCAAAGTATTGAACCATCCATTAGAGCAGGTGCATGCACCCACTCGCAGAAGTTCCTTGTTGTCGATCATTTTGCAACttgtttgttgtttttcttctaGCATGCCTTTGCTTGTTTCACTGTTAATGTTGACTTAAAATATCACAAATCTTCTCAAAACAGAAATTTTATATCACacaatcattatttttttcattagaAAGTAATAATCATAAGACATGGAGATATTGTAACTTGCCACAGAAACTAGTGAAATAATGAAGCGCATCAAGGAGGGGACAGCAGCAGTAGGAATGCTTATGATTTGTCTTCTCTTGCCACAGAAACTTGTGCTATCAATTGCTATATAACTGATTATGATTTCAGAATCCCACCCCCACCCACAGATGTTTGTAAATGTTTCTCGAAGAGACCATTTTGAGCATGAATTATTTTTAAGTGATCAAAATGCTAAAATCACAGGATCTTTTGGCCAAACTAGTTCggcaattttttatttattttaaaaatacaacaacAGGATGGGGGATTGAACTTCCAACCTCTATCGTACCAATATCACTAAGTCAAACTCACTTTGCGTAGTGCAACAAAATTGTCACTAATTTTTCTACTACTATGTACAGACACTGAAGGTGGCAATCAACGGAATGACGTTCCTGAAACATTTGAAAATAGGTAACTTGGTTACTTTGCAACTTGGGCTATTACAACATTTGGCAGGAAACTTGttcataactttttttttttcttttcttgacctCAGAGAGGCCATGATTGGCGCAGTTCCAGTATTCGATGAGCCGTATATCAAAGTTCCCAAAGTTCTGAATAAGGAGTAGTTGCTAAGGTTGGATTGGTTGTTTCATCTGTCTCATCATTCATTATTGGCATAGTCTTCAACACCTTATGTCATTGAAATGATTAATTCTGCTACAGGTTGTTACTACATGatatttgaattaaaatttgaacTAATCATCCATTAATCTTAACCTTAGTTCGAATGTGTAATTCATATCTAGCTAAGGGGGCGGATTACCACACATTCTTGTCGTCACATGAGATATTTATCCAAAAAAATTCTCTGTTGCGAAAGGGACCTGTCCTCATTATTTATCTTATCAACTCTCCTTGAAGAGATGATGGAGACATATTCAGGTTAATTTAATTTAGCCTCATCATCTTAGTCTAAACTTAGATGAATCTTCCCCTTTCCTTCTCCTTTTCATAAATAACAATATGAATGGATTCCAGAAAAATTCCGACATTTTACAAACTCAGACCCCTCctgatttattttaattatacttTTGTATTTTTAGTTCACGTAGAAGTTTTTTCAAGGCATGTTCTGGCTGGGTCCGTTGGTTACCCTATCTTATGAGATGCAAATTCCCAATAAGAATATTcagaataataattataaatatctATTAACATGATTGATTGGCGTcttattaaattaagaaaattcaTCCATCTATAATGGCCTCCATAAAATAATCAACAATTTGCTTTTAATTTGAATGTCGTGCACTCCAAGTTCCTTTTACATATGCCAGAAGGGAAATTTTACTAAGCAAGGCCATGGCTTAAACATATACTGAAATTCAAACCTataatttacttatttatttataatttatatatacatgAAATTACCATAGCGGTGAATTTTGCTGTTCCTTCATGATCAGTGAAAAAGTTTAATGTAAATGGCTGtaggattattattattattattattattattattattattattattattattattattgtaattaattgttaggattattattattatttatttattagtatTGGTTGTTAggattattgtttttatttgaccttttgaggATGATTGGTTACTTAGGTTAACTACCTTAGATTAAAATCCCTCGGCCCAATAAATATCAAGATTATTAGGAAATGATAGAGATTTCTTCGACGGTAGCATAGATTTGGGATTACAACTCCTTAATATTAGGATCTTTCACACATACTATAATAATCAACTTAGCATCTCGATCTTGCTCCAAAATGAAAGGAAAGAAATTGACGTTTACGGAAGGAAACCCGTTTTCAAAACTATCTTAGCCTTGAGATCTCACAGATAGATTGCTAGCTAGCCAGTCTTGAGAAAGGCAGTgacaaaggaaaaagaattaaatGGAATGTGGCTATGGTAAAGACTTGAAAAGACTTGATGGTGGAAAGAAATGGGGAGTGGGTCAACTTCCATAAGATAACGACTCATAAAAGGCATAGTTTGTACGCCTCCTCAAACTAAGTGCGGAGTCTTTGAGCTTAGAGACATCCACACTATATGCCTCTTCTTTGCACGGTTCCATCTCTATTAAACCATCTATACTAATCGGTGAGGAGTGAGGATAATCATGATACTAGGTTACAAATGGTAAGGAATCACAGTTGGTCATCAATTCTCGTAGATTATGTTTTAAATTGGTGTTACTTAGATTACTACCATTAGGGGCAGATGCAGGTCAGGGCTGGTTTGGGTCCCTCTAGTAGTTCTAGAAGTTAATAGTCAGGTCAAAAACTTACAAATCTTCCCTTATGtgtgatttatttatttctttctttcttttgaaaagaaTGATAACTAATATatgattttctatttttatagaaAGTCAACAAACTGTCTTTTACCAAGAAAATTGGGTCTCTTAAAATTAGAATAATAAAGTCATGTTTGTCTAATGATTTCAagattataattatttaatcgaaacgatcttttttcttttctaaggGATGAAAGAATGTATTCAAACATATAAATTATACTTTTTACTCAATTTTTTTAGTCTATTAAAGAGAAGTCCTATTCTTCCGATGTAtcatattaaaaagaaaaaaaaaatctaaactaaTTAGGTGAATATTCCAAATTCACCTTTACCTTTGTTTCTCATAGTTTATTCTTTAAAAGTTATTTATCTTCTTTTCGTAGAAAACTCccctttttagtttttagttctTAGTTCCTAAGTTTTGaagtatatttcaaaatatatctttttaattcCCAATTTTTATAGAATGAATGCACTAGTCTTTGAATTTTCAAATATGATCCCAAAGGTTTTAATAAggttaatatttttttaaattatgtatATAATCATATGACATTTGAATAAACAAAGTTTTATAGAGTCagatttctaaaaaaatatatagttttctgatttgaattaataattaaaaaaaatattgtgtatTAGTGTATATAGCAACCAATTTAAAAAGTTATAAATATATGtcgtttttaaaaatattatcatGCACTTGACTATTATCCCTAAATTGCTATCCACtatagatatttttttaaaaatttaataattgaatatatattataaaataaatatgtaGACTAAAAATGTGTTAAGGGTCAAACGTATATACTCTTCAAAATTCAAGAACTAAAAAAacactttcattttttttctcttgtggtttaaaataataataatcatcatTTTATCTAATTTAATGTGTCGGATTAACAACTTATTATATTTAGTATTAGATTCAAATTTCAACCAAACCAAAAAGTTTGTGTAATGAAATTGGAAGGCATCTCTGCCACCTTACACGTGCAAGAATTACCGATCAAATAAGCAATTAACTTTAACCTAAGTTGGGTTTAACATATTAATATTAACAAACAAGCAAAGATATCAAGA encodes:
- the LOC103503618 gene encoding glutamyl-tRNA(Gln) amidotransferase subunit C, chloroplastic/mitochondrial, which codes for MGSKALPLLKGASSFPSLKRQIFISTAFHSLPVSNITIRKSSTASGVLASLQPPDVPRLAQTARISLTPTQVEEFAPKITQVVDWFGQLQTVDLQSIEPSIRADTEGGNQRNDVPETFENREAMIGAVPVFDEPYIKVPKVLNKE